In Oryctolagus cuniculus chromosome 18, mOryCun1.1, whole genome shotgun sequence, the DNA window CTTGTTCAAAGACCCCCGGAAACTCGGATTACTGAAAATCACAAATATCACCCACGAAGGGACTGTTGGTTAGGTTCAAGAGACTTCTCAAAGGGCTGCCTTCTTTGAAGGAATTGCAGAGTGTTGCTAGCATAGATTGGCTGTGCTAAATGTCATTGATGGATGGCCCCCTGAGAGAATGAGAATGCCCCGGTCAGCCCTGTTTTCAAGGTGTGTTGGGTGGCTGCCACTTAGCACAGTCCTTGCGTCtcttcttgggatgcctacacACCATTttgaagtgcctaggttcaagtcccagctctgcttcccctcccagctttctgctaatctgcattctgggaggcagcgggtgacagctcaaatacctgggcccatgccatccatgggggagttgtagattgagttccaagctcatGGCTCTGacctgccccaaccctggctaATGCAAGTGtctgggggagtggaccagcaggtggaaaatctgtctgcctttctctgtctgtctgtctgtctgtctctctctctctctctctctctgcctttcaattgaataaaaatacataacTAAGAAAAGTCTTTTTAATGATCTGGgagggaaattaaaaacaaaacaagctggTCTTCTCTAACTTACATAGTTTAGCACACAAAGAAAACCTCTGTCCCCAAAAGATAGGATTAAGCTTCCTACATAGGATTACGCTTTGTTAAACCAGGGATAGCCTTTCATTTTCACGGTATGTGTTTTCTTGCACGGTCCTTAGAGGCAACAGTTCCTAATACACCTCCTGATGAGCTCAGCTTCCTGGAAACACACACCTGCTGGGTTCTGGGTTCTCCCTCTCCAGTGACTTATTCGCTGCCTCACAGCTGCCAGCATTGCACATCCACCACTAACGTGATGAAACAGACAGCTAACTACTGCTGCAAATTGGCATTAGTGAAGCCCATGGTGGAGTGCTGTCATCCTGGCGGTGTTTCTTGGACAGACTGGACAGACTGTTAGTATGGAAGCCCCATGCTGAGAGTGCGCGTCCCCAAGGAAGCTTCCGTATTGGCCGCAGTGATGCATTTGCTGGAGCCCGGGTTCCTCTGAGCGTGGCTGTACATGCAGACCTTCTTGATTCTCTTAACGCAAGTTTCAGATTCAATATAGGAGCCAGGTCTAGACAGAGTGGGCACCTTCTTCCTGTGCAAAGTGGCTTAGTCACCTCTGGTGCCGTTGTGGGTCCTGCCCATACTGTCTGTCCTGCTGGAGCGAGGCAGCCAGTGGAGCCCATCCGCCCTTTGGGCAGCCAGTGTAAGCAATACCGTCTTCACAGGCTGCAGGAACCCAGCACTGCCCAGAGGGCTgtagctggagtcctggcttgcTCCACTGTTACAATGCTACACCTCTGCTCCTACCTTGATGCTTTTGAAGTGCGAGTGTAGCTGGCTTAGGGAGGGTGTACAGTAGCCTTTATTCTGGTGCTGATGTGGCTGCACTTCTCACTGTGACCTTTGTGGTGTCTGCTAGAATACTCCTTATATTCTACAGGGCCCCTACATGGTAGTTAGAGGGTAACTTATTTTCTCGGGAATCGTCTTTTCCTGGCTCCGTGGTTTCGTGTTATGTATCTACAGATAAGTGCCTAGCAAAGATTCTAGGACACAGATCTGAGTTCTATTAGCCGTGGGTCCCTCCTCGCAGGGCCTCCCCAACTGCACATTCTGCCCCCTGGGGCCAGTGAGAGTCCTAGATACTGACCAGACTCTGCCTCCTTGTGGTGCAGCCCTGGAATGACTTCAGGCAGAAACCACAGGCAATGTTAGGGCTCGCCTTGTTTGTCCTTTCTCAGAGATCACAGCTCTGCAGTGTTCAGTGTCTGGAAATGGCTGTTTCAGAGCTTTTATCCAGTTCTCTGTTTCTTACATTgcagcggggaggggagggagtgggcattCTCTCCCGACTGGGAGAGGAGGTTCCAGTGAACAGTTCTTCACCCGGTTTAGACCAGTGGTTCTCCACAGGAGGCCCTCCCGGTCCCCAGGTACATTTGGCAACGTCTGGAGATGGTTTTGGTTGTCACTGCTGGGGAATTGCTATTGGCATCTGCTGGGTAGAGCCAAGGAATGCTTCTCAACACCCCTGTTTCGGTGCATAATACAACAAGGAATTATGCGGCTAGAATCCTTAGTGCTAAGGTTCAAAAGCTTAGCGGAAAGAGTAGAATTtggggggctggtattgtgggaTAAGCCCCTGCCTCCCGTATGAGcacagttcaattcctggctactgctccacttccaatctggctccctgctgatgcacctgggaaagtagcaggagatggccaaAGGACtagagcccctgtcacccatgtgggagacctggatggagctccagaaccagcgagtggaaaatctctttctgtctctttctcttcctcttcctcttcctctctctctctctctctctctctctctctctctctcactctgcatttcaaataaataaatacttaaaaaaaaaaaagtagactttGGAGCCAGGCACCTCCAGAGTTTTATGCCGAGACTCTAGTCAGAGGAGCTGCCTCAATTTCCCtgtctataaaatgagaatatgcAGCATGACCCTGAGAAGTGGAAACATCTGACGTGAAACATTTTaggtttggtgcagcagttaaaccaccacatgggatgtctgcatctcagagtgccagggatcacgtcccagctccactgctattccagcttcttgctggtgtgcaccctggcagtggggatgatggcttgagtacttggatccctgccacccacatgggagacctgggtgagacCCTTACTgggtcccagctttggcctgctccagccctggccgttgtagacATCCAGAAAGTAAATCAGTGGagagctccgtgtgtgtgtgcgtgtgtgtgtgtgcgtgcctgcctctctacttttcaaaaatgtttttaaaaaatttaaaaagcaggggccagcactgtggtatagtgggtgaaactgccgcctgtggtgctggcatctcacatgggcgctggttcgcgtcccagctgctccacttccaatccagctctctgctatggcctgggaaagcaatagagggtggtccaggtccttgggcccctgcacccacatgggagacctggtagaagctcctagctcctggcttcggatctgtacagctccggccattgtggtcatttggggagtgaaccagcagatggaaggcctctctctgcttctgcctctgcctctctgtaactctgcctttcaaataaataaataaatctttttaaaaaatttaaaaagcaaagaaacaagtATCTAATAACTGATAACTTATTGAGACCTGTGGGTTGGACTTGGTGGTTCGATGCCTGTCATTTGCCATTCGTCTTGATTATCACTGAACTCAAACAAAACCGTAAAAACAGACTGACTTGGAAACAAGTTAGAGAGGTGGGGGCAGTCCTTTGAAACCCAGAGCTTTGTTTCTCAAGATGTAGTCTTGGCCAACTTAAGAGTGATCTAGGGTGCTTGTGAAACTTGTAGTTTGCTGGGCCCTCTGCCAGGGCCCTAGGTGTGTAAAGGTGTAACAGGTTTCCCATGTTGAAGCTGGCAAACCTTTGACCCATCTTGTGCAAGGTCCAAAACATTTTCAACTGCAGGGGCTTAGGCATGAGAATCGGTTTGCCCTGGTGTAAGGGAAGATTCAGTAAGCTGATTAAAGAATTCTGTGCTCATTGAAATAGCTCTTTTTCATCATGTCTgtgtccctctccccaccccacaatTCTTGGGAAGGAGGGCAGGTTGCAGCAGTGAGGCCGCTTAATGTTAATGGGCTGAAGGGCTGGTTGACACCCTATAGGGTTACTGCCCAGTGCCTCTTGACCTCGCTGGAAGTAACTGTTGTTCCCGATTCCTCACCCTCATGGTAACGTGTGGCCCGCGTCACACCACATTTCTGTGGCTGAAGGCACCATACGGCTCAAGAAAGCTTTGGGTTGTCCATCGTGACATCCTCAGGGACGCACAGGCACTGCCTTGTCAGTCTAATCTTCCTGTCCTCCTCCGGACCAGAAGGCTCGCTCTCTCAGCATCTCCTGCTCTCAGGCTGAACAGCTCTCCCAGGTCAGCTTTGATCCTCTCTCCTGGcttatgagggtatttcagaaagttcacagaaaatggaattaaaagatcagtttcttttgatgaaaaaaatagCTGAATCCATGTGTAGTTCTTTGTCATACGtaatttttgtgaactttttccaaagacctttcatatgcattgatttaaacatttaaaaaatcatttaattccattttctttttttttttttttaagttttgttttatcggggctggcgctgtggtacagtaggctaagcctctgcctgtggcaccggcatcccttatggatgctgcttctcttttgatccagctctctgctgtggcctgggaaagcggtggaagatggcccaagtgcttgggcccctgcaccagcgtgggagacccggaggaagctcctggcttctggcttcagatcagctcagctccagccattgtggccatttgggaagtgaaccagcagatggaagaccactctgtgtctccctctctctctgtaactctgcctctcaaataaataaataaataaataaaatctttaaaaaaaacttttatttatttgaaaggcatactgacagaaagagggaaatacagagagattttcccatatgctggtttactcccaagtaacaagggctggggctgcgccagccgtaagccaggatcctggaaccccATCATAGGTGGCAAAGacctgagtacctgggccatcatctgctgccttccccgggcccattagcaaggaactgaatcggaagcagagcagctgggactccagctgttGCCCcagtatgggaagctggcatcacaggcagtggctccacctgctgtgcaACCACGCTGGCCTCTTCCTTCCGTCTCCCATGGCCCTTGTGGAACACCCTCATATTTGCGAGCTCTCAGGGTCAGTGGCCCAGCAAGCAGCCTCTGAAGAGGACCAAGTCAGCTCTCTTCACAGATCTCGTGTAGTCTCAGAGGGATCTGGAAGAACGCATGCGGGCATCAAGTTTAAATCTCAGTGAGATCTTGGGCACTGACCCAACAACCTCAGATCTCGCAGTATATATGGAATGAACCTTAGGAAACCCTCcctttgtcttccacagtggtccTCTCCTTCAGAGGCAACCAGAAGTTTAATCTCGAAGGAAATTTGGCTGCCCCCACCACAGTTCTACGAAATCAGAAGACTTGAGAACTTTGCCTCCCTGTCTGACTTGCACATCTTTTGTTTGGATCGCGCGTCGGAAGGAGTGGAAAGATGGCTGCCCATCACCTTGTTCACTGCTGATGGGGTGGTCCAGCTTTTACCTGGTAAGTCGTGATGCCCCGGTGCTTTTGTTAGGACTCACATTTGGTACGCTGGGCTGTGCAGCACAGGAATGCCAACACAGAGACATGAATTTCAGTCTGGGTTTTAGAGGCTACAAGGTATGTATCCAATAAGGTCAATGCCTATAAAATAGCCCTAGTACTTGTTATAATGAGAATTCTGGATAATATGTTATACACATATATTGTGctcatttgctttttcttttctttttttaaaggatttatttcatttatttgagagagagagagagatcttccatccgttggttcactccctagatggctacaatgactggggctaggccagaccaaaaccaggagccaggagcttcttccaggtctcctgtgtgggtgcagtggcccaagtgtttagaccatcctctgctgctttcccgggctcattagcaggaagctggatcagaagtcaagcagccaggactcaaaccaccactgttgcaggcagcagcttaacccactgagccacaactaCATACATAGCCCCATACacatttacttttatataaaaacatttcCTAGACATTGAAAAAGTTCTTTTTCATCTGTATCACTTTAATTCTGATTTGTGAGCACTGAGAAGCTGGCAGCTTGTTTGAGCTGGGGCAGTTGTTAGTGGCTGGTTGCTGCTGGCCTGGTGCACATCAGGAGAGCTGCTGGTGCTCCACACTGGGGCCTTGTGGCCTGTCTCCCTTCATGGCTGCCGGCTCGGTTCCTGAGAATAGTGGTAACGTTTGTATTGCAACCTGCAGGGCCACGATTCAGCAACCTTTCTATCAGTGGTAGTTTTTGTCTTTTtcgaaggtttatttatttttttgtaaggcagagttacctCTCAGAGAggcacagtcagagagagagaggtcttccatctgctggttcactccccaaatggccacaatggctgttgctgagccaatctgaagccaggagccaggagcttcttttgagtctcccgcgcaggtacaggggcccaaggatttgggccatcttccactcctttcccaggccatagcagagagctagattggaagtgaagcagccgggacccaaaccagtgcccatatgggatgccggcactgcaggtggtggctttacccactaagccacagcaccggctccagtgGTAATGCCTTTAGTTTATCAGAACACAATGAAATAGCAAAATATACAAAGAGTCATGAACTAATATACAAGTTACCATGCACGAACAGCATACCAGTCATAAATGCTTATGCATGCAGAGAAAATCTTCGCTGGGGGATGAAGGTGGTGAGGTATTCAAAATTAAGGAGGGAGGCAGGCTTTGGAGATAGTGGTTAAAGCgttcatgtcccatatcagagtgctctggctcttgattccagcttcccactggggGTCCGGGGGCCCATGGTGCAGGCTCCagtgattaggttcctgccacctgcctgggacactgggacagagttcctggctcacagctttgcCCCGTGAGTGagaccattgcaggcatctggggaatgagccagccgCTGGGAGAGCCGGATGTgcacctcctctttctctctctgccttctgcctctcagACTGACAAAGGGAGATACAAGAAAGAAATTGAGAGAAGCTCATATGGTTAGGACCATTTAGCAACTATCTTAGTCCCAAACAAACAGTGATTCATGTGCCAGCAACCTATTGGAATTACTTGTAAAATAATactcaatgaaatgaaaattttattgtttttcaggGGATGAGCTATACTTGAAAGATTCAGACTTTTTAGAAAAAGTTTTGTCTACTGAAAAAGGTATAGAATAAGTCATGAGGGAAGGCAAGAAGTTTCACCGAATAGTGATCCACAGCCGCCATCACTGTAGCCTTCACGTGACCGTTCAGCCGCAGTACAAGCACATTTATCCCAAGACCTATGTGGCGAGTAAGAGCCACTTGTAGGGCGCTGCTCGATGGTACGCTGGCCTGCCCGAGGTGGTGCTCATAACAGTGAGAGCTGATTAAACTTACTTGAAATGTAAGAAACCTGTAAAAGTCCTGATGCAGTGATTCTTAGctctcttgcttatttttttttctgtaaactttaCAGTATGCCACCACAAGTATAAAGTTTATAAAGTATTAATGATCTTGCTACCAAGAATTCCATGGGCGATTTCTCATCTCAGAAGTTTAAATAAGATGTTCAACTGCTGTTGTTCTGCTGGTCCACTGTATTTGCACTTTCTTTCCCAAGGTGCTGTACAGAGTAACCCATGGGTTTCTCACACTTGCTGCTAGAAATTAACTAAAAGGTTAAAATGACGATGTCACTGTTTTCTCCCTG includes these proteins:
- the LOC138846496 gene encoding acyl-coenzyme A diphosphatase NUDT19-like: MAGAAPGAAAGAARLATPGTPATPAAGRVVQGERARGAAKMLQVLVLQWSSPSEATRSLISKEIWLPPPQFYEIRRLENFASLSDLHIFCLDRASEGVERWLPITLFTADGVVQLLPGDELYLKDSDFLEKVLSTEKGIE